The Williamwhitmania taraxaci genome includes a window with the following:
- a CDS encoding YfbK domain-containing protein, protein MKKIVVLMLMAAAVASACAQNISISGNVISIVDKSPIVGIIVRVKGTSMLVTTDSKGFFRFDNVSSRGTLLFSAPGFSTRIIPIKGRKSMTVMLTPESSPIMWDSEKLVICEDMSGGSMPASLMNKTESTDESYSKISENGFKRTTDSPLSTFSIDVDRASWANVRRFLNLGQRPPQDAVRIEEMVNYFDYNYPEPADKTPYRISTEVAACPWQEGNLIMRIGIQAKRVATDSLPSSNLVFLLDVSGSMSDANKLPLVQSAFKLLVNNLRAKDHVAIVVYAGAAGVVLPSTSGDKKTKILEAINNLSAGGSTAGGAGILMAYKIAQENYIKGGNNRIILATDGDFNVGASGDADMERLVEEKRKSGVFLTCLGFGMGNYKDSKIETLADKGNGNYAYIDNIQEANRMFGKEFGGTLFTVAKDVKLQVEFNPAVVEAYRLIGYENRMLNAQDFKDDAKDAGELGSGHTVTAIYEVIPKGVKSPFVKVVDSLKYQATKLTPEAKEGMEMATVKTRYKLPEGDASIPFEVAVPFRKGKINVASESLRFSSAVAMFGMLLRSSEFKGTLTKQQIVDQAKSARGTDGEGYRAEFIRLVEAYNDKITD, encoded by the coding sequence ATGAAAAAGATCGTAGTGCTAATGTTAATGGCCGCTGCAGTGGCGTCGGCTTGCGCCCAAAATATCTCAATTTCAGGAAATGTAATCTCTATTGTCGATAAAAGTCCAATTGTTGGTATCATCGTCAGGGTAAAAGGGACCTCAATGTTAGTAACAACAGACTCGAAGGGTTTTTTCCGCTTTGATAACGTGAGTTCTCGTGGAACACTGCTATTCTCTGCCCCTGGTTTTTCCACACGGATTATTCCTATAAAGGGCCGAAAGTCAATGACTGTAATGCTGACTCCAGAATCGTCTCCCATAATGTGGGATTCGGAAAAACTTGTTATTTGTGAAGATATGAGTGGGGGGAGTATGCCTGCGTCTTTGATGAACAAAACTGAATCAACCGATGAATCCTACTCCAAAATTTCGGAAAATGGTTTTAAGCGAACTACCGATTCTCCTCTTTCAACTTTTAGCATTGATGTAGATAGAGCTTCGTGGGCCAACGTGCGTCGTTTTCTAAACCTTGGTCAACGCCCTCCACAGGATGCTGTTCGAATTGAGGAGATGGTGAACTACTTCGACTACAACTACCCGGAACCCGCAGATAAAACTCCCTACCGAATATCCACCGAGGTGGCTGCATGTCCTTGGCAGGAGGGAAACCTCATTATGCGAATAGGAATTCAGGCCAAGCGCGTTGCTACCGACAGCCTACCCAGCAGCAATCTCGTCTTTCTGCTTGATGTTTCGGGTTCCATGTCTGACGCCAACAAGCTTCCGTTGGTGCAATCGGCCTTTAAGTTGCTGGTGAATAATCTTCGAGCTAAGGATCATGTTGCCATTGTGGTGTATGCTGGAGCTGCTGGGGTGGTGCTACCTTCTACTAGCGGCGATAAAAAGACTAAAATACTGGAAGCCATCAACAATCTATCGGCAGGTGGTTCAACCGCTGGTGGGGCGGGCATCCTGATGGCCTACAAAATTGCACAGGAAAACTATATCAAGGGTGGAAATAACCGTATTATCCTTGCTACCGATGGTGATTTTAACGTGGGTGCCTCAGGGGATGCCGACATGGAGCGTCTCGTTGAGGAGAAGCGTAAGAGTGGTGTGTTTCTTACCTGTCTTGGTTTTGGCATGGGAAACTACAAGGATAGCAAAATTGAAACGCTGGCCGATAAGGGCAATGGTAACTATGCCTATATCGACAATATTCAGGAGGCAAATCGGATGTTTGGTAAGGAGTTTGGCGGAACACTCTTCACCGTGGCAAAGGATGTAAAGTTACAGGTAGAGTTTAATCCAGCAGTTGTTGAGGCTTATCGATTAATTGGTTATGAAAACAGAATGCTCAATGCTCAGGATTTTAAGGACGATGCTAAGGATGCAGGTGAGTTGGGCTCGGGTCACACCGTAACCGCCATATATGAGGTTATCCCAAAAGGGGTTAAGAGTCCTTTTGTGAAGGTGGTAGATTCGCTGAAGTATCAAGCCACCAAGTTAACCCCCGAAGCCAAAGAGGGCATGGAAATGGCTACTGTGAAGACCCGATATAAGTTACCCGAAGGAGATGCCAGCATTCCTTTTGAGGTTGCGGTACCTTTCCGCAAGGGGAAAATTAATGTTGCTTCCGAGAGCCTTCGCTTCTCGAGTGCTGTTGCCATGTTTGGCATGCTGCTCCGCAGCTCAGAATTTAAGGGAACTCTTACCAAGCAGCAAATTGTAGATCAGGCAAAGTCGGCTCGCGGCACCGATGGAGAAGGCTACCGTGCCGAATTCATTCGGCTGGTGGAGGCCTACAACGATAAAATTACCGATTAG